The genomic interval ctgtggtgacgcctctagcactgagatgcagtgccttagaccgctgtgccactcaggatcACTCTATAAGACTTTAGTGAGTGTTGAGCTGCATAACGGTTTTGATTGAAAAAGGCCTTGGTGATAAGACGTGCTTGTCTGTCAGGATTGCGTTGCCTGCATGCATACATCTGTGTGTGTTCCAAACCTACCTTCTGGTACTCTGAGTCCTCGGGTCTGAAGTCGCTGCTGACCGTCTCAAACTGCAGGTTGAAGTGGGGGAGGCGGTGGAGCAGGTTGACCCACCATGGGGGAGAGTAGTTCACTACCGCTGCCATCCTCTCACACACAGACCCCGCCGGTGTCACTACCAATCTGTCAGACCGAAATATGATGTGTCCTCTCCCGGTCAACAACACTGCTTACAACGCCCACGCAGAGGATATGATTCTCTTCTCTGAACGTGGAGTAGTGCAGTGCGCCGAGTGGGTTGTTATCATCGATGTGATTCCGTCATCAATTCAAATATCGATTATCCGTTATTGACGGTTTGTTTTAGGGTAGGCTACCGTCGACCGACGCCACAGTCAAATCAGCAAGAATTCGTTTACTCAGTCGGTCGTTGATTGATTTACGGTGTTGCAGGCTACAATTTCCAGGGCCGCCAACATTCTCGTTCCCTCGGGTCTATTCGTTTATTCCAGCCATGAGCGGTTAGGCTATATTGGATTATTCCGGTTCTCCATTACCGCATTCCCAACTCTTAGCCAGGACGACAGAAAAATCCATATTCTGCTCCAAACTATGTGTGAATGTAGCCAAGTCTCATTTTGCAACGTGAACACTTATCCTCTGAAACCTAGCGGTTGCACCACCAAACTACCTATTCACCCACAGATTGTAGGCTATTGTTCCTTCTACAGCCGATGTAGAACAGCAGGACTGCAGCAGAAATCACGACAACTCTCTCACATCTCATCGAACAATAACGGACACCCACTCTTTGAAAGACAGCGCACCACTCTAAAAATGCCGTTACATTGCGGGCTGTCCGACTAAATATCAACGAATCAACTATTCTCTTTTCTAGATCCCAATGAGAAGGGGGAGTTCAGGTTTAAATGACCTCCAATGAAATTATGAGATTTAACATCCGTTCAGCGAGCGGTCCCGGTGGGGGGTTCGTTTTAAATGTCCTCCCGGTGATGAAACGTCGTCGTCGGCTGCTACATTGTTCACCGTTAACGAATTTGGAGGGCGAAGCAAACACGAGCTCGAAAACCCCCTAGCAGGACAAAGCTTCTCACTGCAGCTCGCTCTGCAAATAGATCTGTCGACCATGTGTGCAGAGCGGAGCGGTGTTGAATGCGCAAATacgcagacccccccccccccttccgatGGAGTAACGGTAACGGTAAAACCCAGTTGATGTGTCTTGTCGTACTGGACAACACACCTTTTCATCAAAAAAGAAAGAAACACCATGACCTCTGAAGTGTTTTACGATTCAAGGAAAGATACTCATTTAATCAGATAAAACATGACGTTCATGGATTACAGCTATTATAATAAACACAACTCAAGGCACGAGAACAACAACCAGTCACGCGCACACGCTCTCCTCTGAGCGTCATATTGCAGTAGTAGAATAAGATGATAAGTTCACAGTTTGGATCAGCAGTGTTTCTATTGATAGACGTGAATTAAAAGTCGCTCCAACACACTCCATGATTTATACGTTTGTTTATGACCATCAATAATCTATATTCAGGCACTTTGGCAACATAAAAATCGACCTGTATCAGAACAGAGATGTATTGGGCAGAGAGCTGGCCAAGCAACCCTCCTGGATATGTTCAGGattatcatcattatcattatcaCAGCCACTCCCCCTCCCGGGGAGCTACTGCACGTGCAGGACTTCGTTCCAGCCCTGCACTACCAAAACACACTTGGTTCTACTTATCAGCATGTCCTCTGGATCTTGATTGAATCTGGTGTAGGGCTGGAGTAAAAGCCTGCATACCCAGCTACGCACACACACTTCATATCCCATAGTGCAACGCTCTGGTCTAGAAGTagatctcttctctccttcccagGAGACGAGACGGAGACACGATGATGTCATCGTCCGAATCCTCAGAGTCCATCGCCTTAGCAACCTTGGAGTCTGGAGGTGGGTGGAGCTGTAGCTGTGCTACAGGCGAAGCACAGGAAcacattacatacacacacattacatatacacacattacatacatacacacacacacacattacatacacacacattacatacacacacacacatacacatacacacacacattacatacacacacacacatcacatacacacacattatatacacacacacacattatatacacacaggaacacattacatatacacacattatatacacacacattatatacacacacattatatacacacacacacacattatatacacacacacacattatatacacacacacacactatatacacacatatacacacacacactatatacacacattatatacatacacattatatatacatacacattatatacacacacacacattatatacatacacacattatatatatatatacacacacacattatatatacacacacagaagcacaggaacacacactcacacactctcatacacactcacacactcatagAAGCACaggaacacattatatacacacacacacacacacacacattatatatacacacacagaagcacaggaacacacactcacacactcagagaaGCACAGGAACACATATTATAAGTATATATATTCACAGACAGCATACCTGGTGTGAGTCTCCTCCTGTTGGACAGTGTGTTAGAGACAGGCCAGGGATCTTCCTCACTCAGCTCCGTTACATCTTCATCTACATCACTGCCTGGAagggctaacacacacacacacacacacacacacacacacacacacacacacattttcaaatCCTGATTTGTCCTTCAGTCAGCGCTGTGCCACCAAGGTGTcagattcagtgtgtgtgtgtctcacctgtgtTGCTGGGAGTGTGTGTTGAAGGGACAGAGGGGACTCTTCTAGGAGCTGGTGTGGGTCCACAGGGAGGAGGGGCTGGGGTGGGTCCCCAGGGAGGAGGGGCTGGGGACTCAGAGCTACaaacacacagttatacatacaatACAAAAAAACAGACCCTTTCCAATGTCAGaactgtgtgtggtggtgtggtgtgtcacCTCTCCGTCATTAGTGCGCTGCGTGTCAGGTGACCTCGGAACACAGACTGGATCAGCGTCACGGCAACCAGATCCTCATCCTCCACACAGGAGGTAACATCACTGCCGCGCTGTGATTGGCCATTCTGGAAATGAAACATTAAATAGTAACTCCTATATCAGAGCCTAATTAGGGCAAATTCCCTTTACTCCATAGATACTTGTAAATACGGGGAAACAGTGCCCCTAAGTGGCCATTTGGTTGAACtacaacataaatatatatatatatacattttacctttatttaactagggaagtcagttcttaagaataaattcttattttcaatgacggcctaccgaggaacagtgggttaatcgccttgttcaggggcagaatgacagatttttaccttgtcagctcggggattcaatctgcaaccttcggttactagtccaacactctgcCCACTAAGCTACCGGCCACCCCACAAAcattgtaggtgtgtgtgtgtgtgtgtgtgtgtgtgtgtgtgtgtgtgtgtgtgtgtgtgtgtgtgtgtgtgtgtgtgaccttgctgagagtgctggtgtgtgtgtcttggaGGTGAGCTATCTGGCTCTGTCTGAGGAGATGTCCTCTTATTGCTGACTGGACAAATACTGTgtcctgggggagaggagaggagagagagaggagagagaggagaggagagagggaagagagagaagagaggggagagaggagagagaggagagaggagagagaggagagagaggatagaggagaggagaggagagagagagagaggagaggggagaggggagaggagagaggagagagagaggagaggggagagaggagaggggagaggggagaggggagaggagagaggagagaggggagaggggagagaagagaggagagaggggagagagaatgtACTTTATTAGTCCATATGAGATGGGCATGTGTCTTCATTCCCGTTCTGTGGTGGCCGCTGGCAGGTACAACACCTTATTTGGATTAACTATTTAAAATGTTTGTTTctggttagttagttacagtagttagttagttaccctttctctgcttctggttagttagttacagtaatgagttaggtagttaccctttctctgtttctggttagttagttacagtacttagttagttaccctttctctgtttctggttagttagttacagtagttagttagttaccctttctctgtttctggttagttagttacagtagttagttagttagttagttaccctttctctgtttctggttagttagttacagtagttagttagttaccctttctctgtttctggttagttagttacagtagttcgttagttaccctttctctgtgctccagccactctgtttctggttagttagttagttacagtagttcgttagttaccctttctctgtgctccagccactctgtttctggttagttagttagttacagtagttcgttagttaccctttctctgtgctccagccactctgtttctggttagttagttagttacagtagttcgttagttaccctttctctgtgctccagccactctgtttctggttagttagttagttacagtagttcgttagttaccctttctctgtgctccagccactctgtttctggttagttagttagttacagtagttcgttagttaccctttctctgtgctccagccactctgtttctggttagttagttagttacagtagttcgttagttaccctttctctgtgctccagccactctgtttctggttagttagttagttacagtagttagttagttaccctttCTCTGTGCTCCAGCCACTCTCTCTGGATCACCCTAGCTGCCttttccttctcctccctcccttctgggTTCTCCTTCCGGTTCTTCTGGTTCTGTTCTTCTCCAGtccatctcttcttctcctcctccaagGATTGTATCTTCATGGTCAGCTGTTCTCTCTCCAGTCTGGACAAGAGGAGGAAAATCAGACGAGAAGAAAGGTTTCCATGGAAACGTCatggcacagacacacagagagaagaagtTTCCATACAACCTCTGTGGGCATGTCACAGTGGTTATAAGCCTGTAGTAAACAGTTAAAGTAGTATTTCTGTCATGTTGGATGTAAACACCATTCATTGGGTAGTAGTGTATTCCCAAGTCAGGACGTTCAGGTTGAACTGggagatacatacagagagagctgTGTTTCCTTCTCATGTTCACTCCTTCGTTCATTCTTCCTCCTCTccgtctcttcctcttcctgctctCTTTCAGCCATCAGTCGTCTCAGCTCCCGTCTGAAAACAGAAGATTCAAACCATCAGTCGTCTCAGCTCCCGTCTGAAAACAGAAGACTCAGCCATCAGTCGTCTCAGCTCCCGTCTGAAAACAGAAGATTCAACCATCAGTCGTCTCAGCTCCCGTCTGAAAACAGAAGACTCAGCCATCAGTCGTCTCAGCTCCAGTCTGAAAACAGAAGACTCAGCCATCAGTCGTCTCAGCTCCCGTCTGAAAACAGAAGACTCAGCCATCAGTCGTCTCAGCTCCAGTCTGAAAACAGAAAATTCAGCCATCAGTCGTCTCAGCTCCCGTCTGAAAACAGAAGGTTCAACCATCAGTCGTCTCAGCTCCCGTCTGAAAACAGAAGATTCAACCATCAGTCGTCTCAGCTCCCGTCTGAAAACAGAAGATTCAACCATCAGTTGACAGTAAACATAAACATAACACCAATAACCAGATATCAAACATTCTATTGCAATCACTGGTGATTTCCAATTTCAATTTCCCATACTGCATTGCTGTAGTCATAGTAGCGTCTCTCTTACTCTCTATCCGTCAGCGTCTCCTGTAGCTCCGCCTTCTCCTGCTCCAGTTGTTTGACACACCCCTTCAGACGGACAAACCCCTCCCCTTCCTGTTGGGTGTTTACCACTGCAACGCCACCTTCCGTTGTTACGGTGGTTATCCCCAGCGTCGTAGCAACCCCTGTCTCCGTGGGCGTGGTGTGGTGGTCAGTCTGGACTAGTCTGTCCACCCCACTCCTCCTGGCCGgggctctcctcccctcctctaacctctaagacaggaagggagagggagtgttaccgtgtgtgtgtgtgtgtgtgtgtgtgtgtgtgtgtgtgtgtgtgtgtgtgtgtgtgtgagccacaaGACTGTGTTATCCCCCTGAGCTAAAGCCCAGGTTACTCCCTCCATTCCACTGTGTAGAACCAACCAAGAGACGGAGAAAGCCCAGGTTACTCCCTCCATTCCACTGTGTAGGACCAACCAGGAGATGGAGAAAGCCCAGGTTACTCCCTCCATTCCACTGTGTAGGGCCAACCAGGAGACGGAGAAAGCCCAGGTTACTCCCTCCATTCCACTGTGTAGGACCAACCAGGAGATGGAGAAAGCCCAGGTTACTCCCTCCATTCCACTGTGTAGGACCAACCAGGAGACGGAGAAAGCCCAGGTTACTCCCTCCATTCCACTGTGTAGGATCAACCAGGAGATGGAGAAAGCCCAGGTTACTCCCTCCATTCCACTGTGTAGGACCAACCAGGAGACAGGAGAAAGCCCAGGTTACTCCCTCCATTCCACTGTGTAGGATCAACCAGGAGACGGAGAAAGCCCAGGTTACTCCCTCCATTCCACTGTGTAGGACCAACCAGGAGACTGAGAAAGCCCAGGTTACTCCCTCCATTCCACTGTGTAGGACCAACCAGGAGACTGAGAAAGCCCAGGTTACTCCCTCCATTCCACTGTGTAGGACCAACCAGGAGACGGAGAAAGCCTAGGTTACTCCCTCCATTCCACTGTGTAGGACCAACCAGGAGACTGAGAAAGCCCAGGTTACTCCCTCCATTCCACTGTGTAGGACCAACCAGGAGACTGAGAAAGCCCAGGTTACTCCCTCCATTCCACTGTGTAGGACCAACCAGGAGATGGAGAAAGCCCAGGTTACTCCCTCCATTCCACTGTGTAGGACCAACCAGGAGATGGAGAAAGCCCAGGTTACTCCCTCCATTCCACTGTGTAGGACCAACCAGGAGACGGAGAAAGCCCAGGTTACTCCCTCCATTCCACTGTGTAGGACCAACCAGGAGATGGAGAAAGCCCAGGTTACTCCCTCCATTCCACTGTGTAGGACCAACCAGGAGATGGAGAAAGCCCAGGTTACTCCCTCCATTCCACTGTGTAGGACCAACCAGGAGATGGAGAAAGCCCAGGTTACTCCCTCCATTCCACTGTGTAGGACCAACCAGGAGACGGAGAAAGCCCAGGTTACTCCCTCCATTCCACTGTGTAGGACCAACCAGGAGATGGAGAAAGCCCAGGTTACTCCCTCCATTCCACTGTGTAGGACCAACCAGGAGACGGAGAAAGCCCAGGTTACTCCCTCCATTCCACTGTGTAGGACCAACCAGGAGATGGAGAAAGCCCAGGTTACTCCCTCCATTCCACTGTGTAGGACCAACCAGGAGACGGAGAAAGCCCAGGTTACTCCCTCCATTCCACTGTGTAGGACCAACCAGGAGATGGAGAAAGCCCAGGTTACTCCCTCCATTCCACTGTGTAGGACCAACCAGGAGACAGGAGAAAGCCCAGGTTACTCCCTCCATTCCACTGTGTAGGACCAACCAGGAGATGGAGAAAGCCCAGGTTACTCCCTCCATTCCACTGTGTAGGACCAACCAGGAGACGGAGAAAGCCCAGGTTACTCCCTCCATTCCACTGTGTAGGACCAACCAGGAGATGGAGAAAGCCCAGGTTACTCCCTCCATTCCACTGTGTAGGACCAACCAGGAGACGGAGAAAGCCCAGGTTACTCCCTCCATTCCACTGTGTAGGACCAACCAGGAGACGGAGAAAGCCCAGGTTACTCCCTCCATTCCACTGTGTAGGACCAACCAGGAGACTGAGAAAGCCCAGGTTACTCCCTCCATTCCACTGTGTAGGACCAACCAGGAGACTGAGAAAGCCCAGGTTACTCCCTCCATTCCACTGTGTAGGACCAACCAGGAGACTGAGAAAGCCCAGGTTACTCCCTCCATTCCACTGTGTAGGACCAACCAGGAGATGGAGAAAGCCCAGGTTACTCCCTCCATTCCACTGTGTAGGACCAACCAGGAGATGGAGAAAGCCCAGGTTACTCCCTCCATTCCACTGTGTAGGACCAACCAGGAGACGGAGAAAGCCCAGGTTACT from Salvelinus fontinalis isolate EN_2023a unplaced genomic scaffold, ASM2944872v1 scaffold_0706, whole genome shotgun sequence carries:
- the LOC129847106 gene encoding IQ domain-containing protein E-like isoform X5 — translated: MDVNPRRSAVSAWRPLRGTLGERGEALGGRGDTLLERGETARTPKESCLASLSNGHGLSQSLRVACLSSSPCTPDYLQQALGIKKPKHLHSSSNDYREKEDMYDEIIHLKKSLQAQKSEKDRMKAKLRRLEEDKTKKDKQIEQLLDPTKGPEYTLGLVDKKHQGSLVVNGLKQRILKLEQQCREKENTVTKLQSELQTTNLEELKITVETYFEEIQRLRMILDATEKSSRAENKGSQRKQKVLSSTVLRLSENLKQLQQENHTLREELNTDIPASGLKAYKDWSKQRVLRRLVELETRLEEGRRAPARRSGVDRLVQTDHHTTPTETGVATTLGITTVTTEGGVAVVNTQQEGEGFVRLKGCVKQLEQEKAELQETLTDRERELRRLMAEREQEEEETERRKNERRSEHEKETQLSLLEREQLTMKIQSLEEEKKRWTGEEQNQKNRKENPEGREEKEKAARVIQREWLEHRERDTVFVQSAIRGHLLRQSQIAHLQDTHTSTLSKNGQSQRGSDVTSCVEDEDLVAVTLIQSVFRGHLTRSALMTESSESPAPPPWGPTPAPPPCGPTPAPRRVPSVPSTHTPSNTALPGSDVDEDVTELSEEDPWPVSNTLSNRRRLTPAQLQLHPPPDSKVAKAMDSEDSDDDIIVSPSRLLGRREEIYF
- the LOC129847106 gene encoding IQ domain-containing protein E-like isoform X1, encoding MSLVASDIPTDEDLEDLVEDGLSLATCISDSGKKARKKKLSGKPPPSPRSPYLSSMDVNPRRSAVSAWRPLRGTLGERGEALGGRGDTLLERGETARTPKESCLASLSNGHGLSQSLRVACLSSSPCTPDYLQQALGIKKPKHLHSSSNDYREKEDMYDEIIHLKKSLQAQKSEKDRMKAKLRRLEEDKTKKDKQIEQLLDPTKGPEYTLGLVDKKHQGSLVVNGLKQRILKLEQQCREKENTVTKLQSELQTTNLEELKITVETYFEEIQRLRMILDATEKSSRAENKGSQRKQKVLSSTVLRLSENLKQLQQENHTLREELNTDIPASGLKAYKDWSKQRVLRRLVELETRLEEGRRAPARRSGVDRLVQTDHHTTPTETGVATTLGITTVTTEGGVAVVNTQQEGEGFVRLKGCVKQLEQEKAELQETLTDRERELRRLMAEREQEEEETERRKNERRSEHEKETQLSLLEREQLTMKIQSLEEEKKRWTGEEQNQKNRKENPEGREEKEKAARVIQREWLEHRERDTVFVQSAIRGHLLRQSQIAHLQDTHTSTLSKNGQSQRGSDVTSCVEDEDLVAVTLIQSVFRGHLTRSALMTESSESPAPPPWGPTPAPPPCGPTPAPRRVPSVPSTHTPSNTALPGSDVDEDVTELSEEDPWPVSNTLSNRRRLTPAQLQLHPPPDSKVAKAMDSEDSDDDIIVSPSRLLGRREEIYF
- the LOC129847106 gene encoding IQ domain-containing protein E-like isoform X2: MLNLYTANVLFYDITDVEDGLSLATCISDSGKKARKKKLSGKPPPSPRSPYLSSMDVNPRRSAVSAWRPLRGTLGERGEALGGRGDTLLERGETARTPKESCLASLSNGHGLSQSLRVACLSSSPCTPDYLQQALGIKKPKHLHSSSNDYREKEDMYDEIIHLKKSLQAQKSEKDRMKAKLRRLEEDKTKKDKQIEQLLDPTKGPEYTLGLVDKKHQGSLVVNGLKQRILKLEQQCREKENTVTKLQSELQTTNLEELKITVETYFEEIQRLRMILDATEKSSRAENKGSQRKQKVLSSTVLRLSENLKQLQQENHTLREELNTDIPASGLKAYKDWSKQRVLRRLVELETRLEEGRRAPARRSGVDRLVQTDHHTTPTETGVATTLGITTVTTEGGVAVVNTQQEGEGFVRLKGCVKQLEQEKAELQETLTDRERELRRLMAEREQEEEETERRKNERRSEHEKETQLSLLEREQLTMKIQSLEEEKKRWTGEEQNQKNRKENPEGREEKEKAARVIQREWLEHRERDTVFVQSAIRGHLLRQSQIAHLQDTHTSTLSKNGQSQRGSDVTSCVEDEDLVAVTLIQSVFRGHLTRSALMTESSESPAPPPWGPTPAPPPCGPTPAPRRVPSVPSTHTPSNTALPGSDVDEDVTELSEEDPWPVSNTLSNRRRLTPAQLQLHPPPDSKVAKAMDSEDSDDDIIVSPSRLLGRREEIYF
- the LOC129847106 gene encoding IQ domain-containing protein E-like isoform X4, encoding MSLVASDIPTDEDLEDLVEDGLSLATCISDSGKKARKKKLSGKPPPSPRSPYLSSMDVNPRRSAVSAWRPLRGTLGERGEALGGRGDTLLERGETARTPKESCLASLSNGHDYREKEDMYDEIIHLKKSLQAQKSEKDRMKAKLRRLEEDKTKKDKQIEQLLDPTKGPEYTLGLVDKKHQGSLVVNGLKQRILKLEQQCREKENTVTKLQSELQTTNLEELKITVETYFEEIQRLRMILDATEKSSRAENKGSQRKQKVLSSTVLRLSENLKQLQQENHTLREELNTDIPASGLKAYKDWSKQRVLRRLVELETRLEEGRRAPARRSGVDRLVQTDHHTTPTETGVATTLGITTVTTEGGVAVVNTQQEGEGFVRLKGCVKQLEQEKAELQETLTDRERELRRLMAEREQEEEETERRKNERRSEHEKETQLSLLEREQLTMKIQSLEEEKKRWTGEEQNQKNRKENPEGREEKEKAARVIQREWLEHRERDTVFVQSAIRGHLLRQSQIAHLQDTHTSTLSKNGQSQRGSDVTSCVEDEDLVAVTLIQSVFRGHLTRSALMTESSESPAPPPWGPTPAPPPCGPTPAPRRVPSVPSTHTPSNTALPGSDVDEDVTELSEEDPWPVSNTLSNRRRLTPAQLQLHPPPDSKVAKAMDSEDSDDDIIVSPSRLLGRREEIYF